A section of the Streptomyces sp. CG1 genome encodes:
- a CDS encoding ABC transporter ATP-binding protein translates to MSGENGEYAYETPTIPARTAFRRFWPLTRGLRKWLLVVWLCTVLAALAETEAILLFSDLTDHALQKGSLAAFWSPAGKWLGIAVFGAIVAYAGNSLAAWVTERFVLRLREHVFDHVQQLPPHFFQRHRQGDLLSRLTGDVEAIETMVVSGLVGAASAAFSALFYAVAAFWLRWDLAAATFVLAPLFWLAARRFSGSIKDVSRAGRVADGAITSVVEESLGNIVLTQAYDRRDAERRRLREEASAWFRASVRSTRLNEAYEQLVQVIETVCVLAVIGIGAWEISTGRMTLGQLLAFAAFLGYLYPPVRGLAQLGLTVTAATAGAERLVEILDVRPSVTDPRRPSDTGRPDGTVEVRDVTFRYPGAEKSALENLSFAVSPGELVIVTGPSGAGKSTVSKLLLRFYDPDAGEVLLDGVPLRDFPLARLRAYVTLLPQETLVLHDTVRANIACGRPGASDQAIEEAARAADAHDFIVRLPDGYDTKVDPNSARLSGGQLQRLAIARAILRDAPVLVLDEPTTGLDAMAARRVVKPLRRLMTGRTTIMITHDLNLAPDADRILVVDRGRIVETGRHDELLARGGAYARLHRSQNNAVMDTGELRMPLWEEARVPAPVHGHGPGFEPYASAGTWARPAHEPAYGPGCESYGDVPAYLPDGRPLFRDEEAWPGI, encoded by the coding sequence ATGAGTGGCGAGAACGGTGAGTACGCATACGAAACCCCCACCATTCCCGCCCGAACCGCATTCCGCCGTTTCTGGCCGCTGACCAGAGGGCTCAGAAAATGGCTGCTCGTCGTCTGGCTGTGCACGGTGCTCGCCGCGCTCGCCGAGACCGAGGCCATCCTGCTGTTCAGCGACCTCACCGACCACGCTCTGCAGAAGGGCTCGCTGGCCGCGTTCTGGAGCCCGGCGGGCAAGTGGCTGGGGATCGCGGTGTTCGGCGCGATCGTCGCCTACGCCGGCAACTCCCTCGCCGCCTGGGTGACCGAGCGGTTCGTGCTGCGCCTGCGCGAGCACGTCTTCGACCATGTCCAGCAGCTGCCCCCGCACTTCTTCCAGCGCCACCGCCAGGGCGATCTGCTCTCCCGGCTGACCGGCGACGTCGAGGCGATCGAGACGATGGTCGTGTCCGGCCTGGTCGGCGCCGCCTCGGCCGCCTTCTCCGCGCTCTTCTACGCGGTTGCCGCGTTCTGGCTGCGCTGGGACCTGGCCGCCGCCACCTTCGTCCTCGCACCCCTGTTCTGGCTGGCCGCCCGCCGCTTCTCGGGCTCCATCAAGGACGTCTCCCGCGCGGGCCGCGTCGCCGACGGCGCGATCACCTCCGTGGTGGAGGAGTCCCTCGGCAACATCGTGCTCACCCAGGCGTACGACCGCCGGGACGCCGAGCGGCGGCGGCTGCGCGAGGAGGCGTCCGCCTGGTTCCGCGCCTCGGTCCGCTCCACCCGCCTCAACGAGGCGTACGAGCAGCTCGTACAGGTCATCGAGACGGTATGCGTGCTCGCCGTGATCGGCATCGGCGCCTGGGAGATCTCCACCGGCCGGATGACCCTCGGCCAGCTCCTCGCCTTCGCCGCCTTCCTCGGGTACCTCTATCCGCCGGTCCGCGGCCTCGCCCAGCTGGGCCTCACCGTCACCGCCGCCACGGCCGGCGCCGAGCGGCTCGTCGAGATCCTGGACGTCCGCCCCTCGGTCACCGATCCCCGGCGCCCTTCCGACACCGGCCGCCCGGACGGCACGGTGGAGGTCCGGGACGTCACCTTCCGCTACCCGGGCGCCGAGAAGAGCGCCCTCGAAAACCTCTCCTTCGCCGTCAGCCCCGGCGAACTGGTGATCGTCACCGGCCCGAGCGGCGCCGGCAAGTCCACCGTCTCCAAGCTCCTGCTCCGCTTCTACGACCCGGACGCCGGTGAAGTCCTCCTGGACGGCGTGCCCCTGCGGGACTTCCCGCTGGCCCGCCTGCGTGCGTACGTCACACTGCTCCCCCAGGAGACCCTGGTGCTGCACGACACAGTGCGCGCCAACATCGCCTGCGGCCGGCCCGGCGCCAGCGACCAGGCGATCGAGGAGGCGGCGCGGGCGGCCGACGCCCACGACTTCATCGTCCGCCTCCCCGACGGCTACGACACCAAGGTCGACCCCAACTCGGCCCGCCTGTCCGGCGGTCAGCTCCAGCGCCTGGCCATCGCCCGCGCCATCCTGCGCGACGCACCCGTCCTGGTCCTGGACGAGCCGACAACGGGCCTCGACGCGATGGCCGCGCGCAGGGTCGTCAAACCCCTGCGCCGTCTGATGACCGGCCGTACGACGATCATGATCACCCACGATCTCAACCTCGCCCCCGACGCCGACCGCATCCTCGTCGTGGACCGGGGCCGGATCGTGGAGACCGGCCGCCATGACGAACTCCTCGCCCGGGGTGGCGCGTACGCACGGCTGCACCGCTCGCAGAACAACGCCGTGATGGACACGGGTGAGCTGCGCATGCCGCTGTGGGAGGAGGCGCGGGTGCCGGCTCCCGTACACGGCCACGGACCGGGATTCGAGCCGTACGCATCCGCGGGGACCTGGGCCCGGCCTGCCCACGAGCCCGCCTACGGGCCCGGCTGCGAGTCGTACGGAGACGTGCCCGCGTACCTCCCCGACGGCCGCCCCCTGTTCCGCGACGAGGAGGCCTGGCCGGGGATCTGA
- a CDS encoding FAD-binding and (Fe-S)-binding domain-containing protein — protein MADLAGELRKVVRGDVGFDVTSRALVTMDASNYRRVPAGVVAPGDADDVAAVLEVCRARGVPVVARGGGTSIAGQATGAGVVLDFTRYMNGLLELDPGTRTAVVQPGLVLDRLQEAAAPHGLRFGPDPSTHSRCTLGGMIGNNSCGSHSVAWGTTADSVRELSVLTARGRRLRLGQGWAGAPDGLRELVDGDLARLRTGFPDLPRRISGYALDALLPEKGADVARSFCGSEGTLGVLTEAVVRLVEAPRARALAVLGYGDESAAAEAAAGLLPYRPLTVEGMAADLVRSPAGLPEGGAWLFVETGGESAAEARARAEEIVRAADVVGSLVVTDPAAQRSLWRVREDASGTATRMPDGSEAWPGWEDCAVPPARLGAYLRDFRALLSAHGLRGTPYGHFGDGCIHVRIDFDLLTEAGIGRFRRFSGELADLVVAHGGSLSGEHGDGQARAELLPRMYGAETVRLFERAKAVWDPDDLLNPGMLVRPARLDENLRFAVLPREPVEVAFGYPEDDGDFRAAVRRCVGVAKCRTTTVSGPAVMCPSFRATGEEEHSTRGRARLLHEMLAGELVTDGWRSTEVRDALDLCLSCKGCRSDCPVGVDMATYKAEFLHHHYAGRRRPAAHLSMGRLPQWLRWIALTRTAPLLNALAGVGPLARAAKRLGGIAAEREIPALATRTFTSWWHTRKPVRGAGGPGAGGPGVGGSGPGGSGPDGFGSDGFGSDGSRPGGSGLDGLGQGGSGSDGSGVGGSGADGSGWGSSGPGGSGTDGSGSGGSGADGSGRGGSSPGGSGTDGSGCGGSGADGSGSGGSGTDGSGSGGSGADGSGRGGSSPGGSGTDGSGCGGSGTDGSGCGGSGADGSGSGGSGADGSGRGGSDVDGSVRGGSGRDGSASGGSETDGSGSCGSGTDGAGCDGSGTDGSGPGDLVVLWPDTFTEHLSPGVGRAAVRVLEAAGLRVALPPTLLVRGGGIGAGRARSAVALLTARRARVCCGLTYISTGQLDRARAVLRRTLDLMEPVLRAGVPVVVLEPSCAAALRTDLPELLHDDPRAARLSSAVLTFAEALQRHAPHWTPPAVHRPVAGQTHCHQHAVLGDTADRRLREAAGLTGELSGGCCGLAGNFGFEKGHFEVSRACAEEQLLPSVRKAPEETVILADGFSCRTQLDQLAGVRGRHLAEVLAEALEKETGS, from the coding sequence ATGGCAGATCTTGCGGGCGAGCTTCGTAAGGTCGTCCGGGGTGACGTCGGCTTCGACGTCACCTCCCGGGCGCTGGTCACCATGGACGCCTCCAACTACCGGCGTGTCCCAGCGGGCGTCGTCGCCCCCGGAGACGCCGACGACGTGGCCGCCGTACTGGAGGTGTGCCGGGCGCGCGGGGTGCCGGTGGTGGCGCGTGGCGGGGGGACGTCGATCGCCGGGCAGGCGACCGGTGCCGGTGTGGTGCTGGACTTCACCCGGTACATGAACGGCCTGCTGGAGCTGGACCCGGGCACACGGACGGCGGTCGTGCAGCCGGGGCTGGTCCTCGACCGGCTGCAGGAGGCCGCCGCCCCGCACGGCCTGCGCTTCGGTCCGGACCCGTCCACGCACAGCCGGTGCACGCTCGGCGGGATGATCGGCAACAACTCCTGCGGCTCGCACTCGGTGGCCTGGGGGACGACCGCGGACAGCGTGCGGGAGCTGTCCGTCCTCACCGCGCGCGGGCGCCGGCTGAGGCTCGGGCAGGGCTGGGCCGGCGCGCCGGACGGGCTGCGTGAGCTTGTGGACGGGGACCTGGCCCGGCTGCGTACCGGCTTCCCCGATCTGCCCCGCCGTATCTCGGGTTACGCGCTGGACGCGCTGCTGCCCGAGAAGGGCGCCGACGTCGCCCGCTCCTTCTGCGGCTCGGAGGGCACGCTGGGTGTGCTGACCGAGGCGGTCGTACGGCTGGTGGAGGCCCCACGCGCGCGTGCCCTTGCCGTGCTGGGGTACGGCGACGAGAGCGCCGCCGCCGAGGCCGCCGCCGGTCTGCTGCCGTACCGCCCGCTGACGGTGGAGGGCATGGCGGCCGACCTGGTGCGCTCACCGGCCGGACTGCCCGAGGGGGGTGCCTGGCTGTTCGTGGAGACGGGAGGGGAGTCGGCGGCCGAGGCACGCGCGCGTGCGGAGGAGATCGTCCGCGCGGCCGACGTGGTCGGCTCCCTGGTGGTGACGGACCCGGCCGCCCAGCGGTCCCTGTGGCGCGTCCGTGAGGACGCGAGTGGTACGGCGACCCGTATGCCGGACGGCTCCGAGGCCTGGCCCGGCTGGGAGGACTGCGCGGTGCCGCCCGCCCGGCTCGGCGCGTATCTGCGGGACTTCCGCGCGCTGCTGTCGGCCCACGGTCTGCGCGGCACGCCGTACGGCCACTTCGGCGACGGCTGTATCCACGTCCGCATCGACTTCGACCTGCTCACCGAGGCCGGCATCGGCCGGTTCCGCCGTTTCTCCGGGGAACTGGCCGACCTGGTGGTGGCGCACGGCGGCTCACTGTCGGGGGAGCACGGCGACGGGCAGGCCCGCGCGGAGCTGCTGCCGCGTATGTACGGCGCGGAGACGGTCCGGCTCTTCGAGCGGGCCAAGGCGGTCTGGGATCCCGACGACCTGCTGAACCCGGGGATGCTGGTCCGCCCGGCGCGGCTGGACGAGAACCTCCGCTTCGCCGTGCTGCCCCGCGAGCCGGTCGAGGTGGCCTTCGGCTACCCGGAGGACGACGGCGACTTCCGCGCCGCCGTGCGCCGCTGCGTGGGCGTCGCCAAATGCCGTACGACGACCGTGTCCGGCCCGGCCGTGATGTGCCCGTCCTTCCGGGCGACCGGCGAGGAGGAGCACTCCACGCGTGGCCGGGCCCGGCTGCTGCACGAGATGCTCGCCGGTGAACTGGTCACCGACGGCTGGCGTTCCACGGAGGTCCGTGACGCCCTCGATCTGTGCCTGTCCTGCAAGGGCTGCCGCTCCGACTGCCCGGTCGGCGTCGACATGGCCACGTACAAGGCGGAGTTCCTCCACCACCACTACGCCGGCCGCCGCCGCCCCGCCGCCCACCTCAGCATGGGCCGCCTGCCGCAGTGGCTCCGCTGGATCGCCCTCACCCGCACGGCTCCACTGCTCAACGCCCTTGCAGGGGTGGGGCCGTTGGCCCGTGCGGCCAAGCGCCTGGGCGGGATCGCCGCCGAGCGGGAGATTCCCGCGCTGGCGACGCGGACGTTCACCAGTTGGTGGCACACCAGGAAGCCTGTCCGGGGTGCCGGGGGACCAGGTGCCGGGGGACCGGGAGTCGGCGGGTCGGGTCCGGGCGGCTCTGGTCCGGACGGATTCGGGTCGGACGGATTCGGGTCGGACGGTTCGAGGCCCGGTGGCTCGGGTCTGGATGGTTTGGGCCAGGGCGGCTCGGGTTCGGATGGCTCGGGTGTGGGTGGTTCTGGGGCGGATGGTTCGGGCTGGGGTAGCTCGGGTCCGGGCGGCTCGGGAACGGATGGTTCGGGCTCCGGTGGCTCGGGGGCGGATGGTTCGGGCCGGGGCGGCTCGAGTCCGGGCGGCTCGGGAACGGATGGTTCGGGCTGCGGTGGCTCCGGGGCGGATGGTTCGGGCTCCGGTGGCTCGGGGACGGATGGTTCGGGCTCCGGAGGTTCGGGGGCGGATGGTTCGGGCCGGGGCGGCTCGAGTCCGGGCGGCTCGGGAACGGATGGTTCGGGCTGCGGTGGCTCGGGAACGGATGGTTCGGGCTGCGGTGGCTCGGGGGCGGATGGTTCGGGCTCCGGAGGTTCGGGGGCGGATGGTTCGGGCCGGGGCGGTTCTGACGTGGATGGTTCGGTTCGGGGTGGCTCGGGGAGGGATGGTTCGGCCTCCGGTGGCTCGGAGACGGATGGCTCGGGCTCCTGCGGCTCCGGCACAGATGGCGCGGGCTGCGACGGCTCCGGCACGGACGGCTCGGGCCCCGGTGACCTGGTCGTGCTCTGGCCCGACACCTTCACCGAGCATCTGTCCCCGGGCGTCGGCCGGGCCGCCGTCCGGGTGCTGGAGGCGGCCGGGCTGCGGGTGGCTCTGCCTCCGACGCTGCTGGTGCGCGGGGGAGGGATCGGTGCAGGCCGGGCCAGGTCGGCCGTTGCGCTGCTCACCGCTCGCCGAGCCCGCGTCTGCTGCGGCCTCACCTATATCTCCACCGGCCAACTCGACCGCGCCCGCGCGGTCCTGCGCCGCACACTGGACCTGATGGAGCCGGTGCTGCGGGCCGGGGTCCCCGTCGTCGTACTGGAACCGAGCTGCGCGGCAGCCCTCCGCACCGACCTGCCCGAGCTGCTGCACGACGACCCGCGAGCCGCCCGACTCTCCTCGGCCGTCCTCACCTTCGCCGAGGCCCTGCAGCGGCACGCGCCGCACTGGACCCCGCCCGCCGTGCACCGCCCGGTCGCCGGCCAGACCCACTGCCACCAGCACGCGGTGCTCGGCGACACCGCCGACCGCCGGCTGCGCGAGGCCGCGGGCCTCACCGGCGAGCTGAGCGGCGGCTGCTGCGGGCTCGCGGGCAACTTCGGCTTCGAGAAAGGCCACTTCGAGGTGTCGCGGGCCTGCGCGGAAGAACAGCTCCTGCCCTCGGTCCGGAAAGCACCCGAGGAGACCGTGATCCTGGCCGACGGCTTCTCCTGCCGCACCCAGCTGGACCAACTGGCCGGCGTACGGGGACGGCATCTGGCCGAGGTACTGGCGGAGGCGTTGGAGAAGGAAACGGGGAGCTGA
- a CDS encoding WD40 repeat domain-containing protein produces MRRSFAVLAVLAGVLLAGGRGLPASAADGDGDQGFTLKDPRITESSGLAASRLHPGVYWTHNDSGDGPYVYAVDSRTGRTVARITLRGIGSPRDVEAISIGPDNEIYLGDIGDNLGGKWPYVWIYRLPEPKELKDQTVNVAQYVVKYANGPRDAESLIVHPKTGRVYIIDKKEDGGHLYEGPATLSGSGTNIFKPIAPVDLWATDAAFSPDGRQLAVRGYFGGIYYDWNGGRIKRAGQLDVPLQGQGEGVSYSVDGTKLLYSSEGADSEVVAKEVPGLPPASKMPSASGSSRSRRLRGSRDVWGGGSLKAGALIVAAGAVVLFGVRQLRRRG; encoded by the coding sequence ATGCGTCGATCGTTCGCCGTCCTCGCCGTCCTTGCCGGGGTGCTGCTCGCCGGCGGCCGCGGGCTGCCCGCCTCCGCCGCCGACGGTGACGGCGACCAGGGGTTCACCCTCAAGGACCCGCGGATCACCGAGTCCAGCGGGCTCGCCGCGTCCCGTCTCCACCCCGGCGTCTACTGGACGCACAACGACAGCGGCGACGGGCCGTACGTCTACGCCGTGGACAGCCGGACCGGGAGGACCGTCGCCAGGATCACCCTGCGCGGCATCGGTTCCCCGCGGGACGTCGAGGCCATCTCCATCGGGCCGGACAACGAGATCTACCTGGGCGACATCGGCGACAACCTCGGGGGTAAATGGCCGTATGTATGGATTTACCGGCTGCCCGAGCCGAAGGAGCTGAAGGACCAGACGGTCAACGTCGCGCAGTACGTCGTGAAGTACGCGAACGGGCCGCGCGACGCCGAGTCGCTGATCGTCCACCCGAAGACCGGGCGGGTCTACATCATCGACAAGAAGGAGGACGGCGGGCATCTGTACGAGGGCCCGGCCACCCTTTCCGGCTCCGGCACGAACATCTTCAAGCCGATCGCCCCCGTCGACCTCTGGGCCACGGACGCGGCCTTCTCGCCGGACGGCCGACAGCTCGCCGTACGCGGCTACTTCGGCGGCATCTACTACGACTGGAACGGCGGCCGGATCAAACGCGCGGGCCAGCTCGACGTACCGCTGCAGGGGCAGGGTGAGGGCGTCAGCTACTCCGTCGACGGGACCAAGCTGCTGTACAGCAGCGAGGGCGCCGACAGCGAGGTCGTGGCGAAGGAAGTGCCCGGTCTGCCGCCCGCGTCCAAGATGCCTTCCGCGAGCGGGAGTTCGCGTTCCCGGCGGCTCAGGGGTTCCAGGGATGTCTGGGGCGGCGGGAGCCTGAAGGCCGGTGCCCTCATCGTCGCCGCCGGGGCGGTCGTCCTCTTCGGGGTGCGGCAGCTGCGGCGCCGGGGCTGA
- a CDS encoding SCO3870 family protein — MAKVPFASLSAAIAALGTALAFLAVQLRGEGYEPYVESVATASVVMYVTAALVVVTWVRAGRRHSN, encoded by the coding sequence ATGGCAAAGGTCCCGTTCGCCTCCCTGTCCGCCGCTATCGCGGCGCTCGGCACGGCTCTCGCGTTCCTCGCGGTCCAGCTCCGCGGGGAGGGCTACGAGCCGTACGTCGAATCTGTGGCCACCGCCAGCGTCGTGATGTACGTCACCGCGGCTCTCGTTGTCGTGACGTGGGTCCGTGCCGGTCGGCGTCACTCGAACTGA
- the serC gene encoding phosphoserine transaminase: MADIQIPADIKPADGRFGAGPSKVRTEALDALAATGTSLLGTSHRQAPVKNLVGEVRKGISELFQLPEGYEVVLGNGGSTAFWDIATHGLIENKSQHLSFGEFSSKFAKAARLAPWLAEPTVISTDPGTHPEAQAEAGVDVYAFTHNETSTGVAMPIKRVTGADEGALVLVDATSGAGGLPVDVSETDVYYFAPQKSFASDGGLWIGVFSPAAIERAERIHASGRHVPEFFSLPTAIDNSRKNQTYNTPALATLFLLNEQLKWLNGQGGLAWSTARTKDSSTRLYTWAEESKYATPFVTDPAKRSQVIGTIDFADEIDAAAVAKVLRANGIVDTEPYRKLGRNQLRIAMFPAIAPADVEALTKCIDYVIEKL, translated from the coding sequence GTGGCCGACATCCAGATTCCCGCTGACATCAAGCCCGCCGACGGACGATTCGGCGCGGGCCCCTCCAAGGTGCGCACCGAGGCGCTGGACGCCCTCGCCGCCACCGGTACGTCCCTGCTGGGCACGTCCCACCGCCAGGCACCCGTCAAGAACCTGGTCGGCGAGGTCCGTAAGGGCATCTCCGAGCTGTTCCAGCTCCCCGAGGGCTACGAGGTCGTCCTCGGCAACGGCGGCTCCACCGCGTTCTGGGACATCGCCACCCACGGTTTGATCGAGAACAAGTCCCAGCACCTCAGCTTCGGCGAGTTCTCCTCCAAGTTCGCCAAGGCCGCGCGGCTCGCCCCCTGGCTGGCCGAGCCCACCGTCATCAGCACCGACCCGGGCACCCACCCCGAGGCCCAGGCGGAGGCGGGCGTCGACGTCTACGCCTTCACCCACAACGAGACCTCCACCGGCGTCGCCATGCCCATCAAGCGGGTGACCGGTGCCGATGAGGGCGCCCTCGTCCTCGTGGACGCGACGAGTGGCGCCGGCGGCCTCCCGGTCGACGTGTCCGAGACGGACGTCTACTACTTCGCCCCGCAGAAGTCCTTCGCCTCCGACGGCGGCCTGTGGATCGGCGTCTTCTCCCCCGCCGCGATCGAGCGTGCCGAGCGCATCCACGCGTCCGGCCGCCACGTCCCGGAGTTCTTCAGCCTCCCCACGGCGATCGACAACTCCCGCAAGAACCAGACGTACAACACCCCGGCCCTCGCCACCCTCTTCCTGCTCAACGAGCAGCTGAAGTGGCTGAACGGCCAGGGCGGCCTGGCCTGGTCCACGGCCCGCACCAAGGACTCCTCCACCCGCCTGTACACCTGGGCCGAGGAATCCAAGTACGCCACCCCTTTCGTCACCGACCCGGCCAAGCGCTCCCAGGTCATCGGCACCATCGACTTCGCCGACGAGATCGACGCGGCCGCCGTCGCCAAGGTCCTCCGCGCCAACGGCATCGTCGACACCGAGCCCTACCGCAAGCTCGGCCGCAACCAGCTGCGCATCGCGATGTTCCCGGCGATCGCCCCGGCGGACGTCGAGGCGCTGACGAAGTGCATCGACTACGTCATCGAGAAGCTCTGA
- a CDS encoding TIGR03084 family metal-binding protein, with amino-acid sequence MADPTPVIDDLRAESEELALLVAELSPEQWALPTPAPGWTVAHQIAHLAWTDRSALLAVTDADAFRTLVEKALTAPDSFVDEGAEDGARLAPAELLRTWREGREALDRALRAAPPGARFPWYGPPMSAASMATARLMETWAHGLDIAEALSVVRTPTDRLKHVARLGVRTRDFAYTVHGSTPPAEEFRVELVSPAGELWVYGPEGAAQRVTGPALDFCLLVTQRAHRADLALTAVGPDADHWLDIAQAFAGPPGTGRAPKESDR; translated from the coding sequence ATGGCCGACCCGACGCCCGTCATCGACGACCTGCGTGCCGAGAGCGAGGAACTCGCCCTGCTCGTGGCCGAGTTGAGCCCCGAGCAGTGGGCCCTGCCCACCCCCGCCCCCGGCTGGACCGTAGCCCACCAGATCGCGCACCTCGCCTGGACCGACCGCTCGGCCCTGCTGGCCGTCACCGACGCGGACGCCTTCCGGACGCTGGTCGAGAAGGCGCTCACCGCCCCCGACTCGTTCGTGGACGAGGGAGCGGAGGACGGAGCCCGGCTCGCGCCCGCCGAGCTGCTGCGGACATGGCGCGAAGGGCGCGAGGCCCTCGACCGGGCGCTGCGTGCCGCGCCGCCCGGCGCCCGTTTCCCCTGGTACGGCCCGCCCATGTCCGCCGCCTCCATGGCCACCGCCCGCCTTATGGAGACCTGGGCCCACGGCCTGGACATCGCCGAGGCACTGAGTGTGGTTCGCACACCCACCGACCGGCTCAAGCATGTGGCCCGCCTCGGGGTCCGTACCCGGGACTTCGCCTACACCGTCCACGGGAGCACACCCCCCGCCGAAGAGTTCCGTGTGGAACTCGTCTCTCCCGCTGGCGAGTTGTGGGTGTACGGCCCCGAAGGCGCCGCGCAGCGCGTCACCGGCCCCGCCCTCGACTTCTGCCTCCTCGTCACCCAGCGCGCCCACCGCGCCGACCTCGCCCTGACCGCCGTCGGCCCGGACGCCGACCACTGGCTGGACATCGCGCAGGCCTTCGCGGGCCCGCCCGGCACCGGCCGCGCGCCGAAGGAGTCGGACCGGTGA
- a CDS encoding DMT family transporter has protein sequence MNEPDQAPGPPVTATPSTATQPQVAPARGHHRLGSLGPVGLVLAGGISVQFGGALAVTLIPRAGALGVVTLRLLAAAVVLLLFCRPRLRGHSRADWGTVLAFGVAMGAMNGLFYSAVARIPLGPAVTLEVLGPLALSVLASRRAVNAVWAGLALLGVFLLGGGGFGNLDPIGVAFALGAGAMWAIYIVFSARTGRRFPQADGLALAMAVAALLFLPIGVASAGTRLLNPTTLALGSAVALLSSVLPYTLELLALRRLPASTFAILMSLEPAVAATAGFLVLGQSLSPTEAAAIALVIAASIGAVRTQVGRGKARVEPAPEA, from the coding sequence ATGAACGAACCCGATCAAGCACCAGGACCGCCCGTGACCGCCACCCCCAGCACCGCCACGCAGCCCCAGGTCGCGCCCGCACGAGGGCATCACCGCCTCGGCTCACTCGGCCCGGTCGGCCTGGTGCTGGCCGGCGGTATCTCGGTCCAGTTCGGCGGGGCCCTGGCGGTGACCCTGATACCCCGGGCCGGCGCCCTGGGCGTCGTCACCCTCCGCCTCCTCGCGGCGGCCGTGGTCCTCCTCCTGTTCTGCCGCCCCCGGCTGCGCGGCCATTCGCGCGCCGACTGGGGCACGGTGCTCGCCTTCGGTGTCGCGATGGGTGCGATGAACGGCCTCTTCTACTCGGCGGTCGCCCGTATCCCGCTGGGCCCGGCGGTCACCCTGGAGGTCCTCGGCCCGCTGGCCCTGTCCGTCCTGGCCTCCCGCCGTGCGGTCAACGCGGTGTGGGCGGGCCTGGCACTGCTCGGTGTGTTCCTGCTGGGCGGCGGAGGCTTCGGCAATCTGGACCCCATAGGTGTCGCATTCGCCCTGGGCGCCGGCGCCATGTGGGCCATCTATATAGTCTTCAGCGCCCGTACGGGCCGCCGCTTCCCGCAGGCGGACGGCCTGGCCCTCGCCATGGCGGTGGCGGCGCTCCTGTTCCTCCCCATAGGCGTGGCCTCGGCAGGCACCCGCCTCCTGAACCCGACCACCCTCGCCCTCGGTTCGGCGGTGGCCCTGCTCTCCTCGGTCCTGCCCTACACCCTCGAACTCCTCGCCCTGCGCCGTCTCCCCGCCTCCACCTTCGCCATCCTGATGAGCCTCGAACCGGCAGTGGCGGCAACGGCCGGCTTCCTCGTCCTCGGCCAGTCCCTGTCCCCGACGGAGGCCGCCGCGATCGCCCTGGTCATCGCGGCGAGCATCGGCGCCGTACGCACCCAGGTGGGCCGAGGCAAGGCCCGGGTGGAACCGGCACCGGAGGCCTGA
- a CDS encoding metallophosphoesterase: MEHTRLAVLSDIHGVLPALEAVLAEPEVAAADRIVLTGDITAGPQPAEVLDLLRKQGERVLWLSGNADRELVEYRRGERTEIPDPIGPFAARELRDDQVDFLAGLPRTLTLRVRGLGTVLFCHATPRDDEELVLVDSRPERWAEVFTGLDPDIGTVVCGHTHVPYVRLAHGRLVVNPGSVGMPYGRPGAHWCLLGPGADLRVTPYDVPAAVARLTAECAYPDIAEWADYFLHARATDTEVLAAWGPKAGS; encoded by the coding sequence GTGGAACACACCCGCTTGGCGGTCCTGTCCGACATCCACGGGGTACTGCCCGCCCTGGAGGCAGTCCTGGCGGAGCCCGAGGTGGCCGCCGCCGACCGGATCGTCCTCACCGGCGACATCACGGCGGGCCCGCAGCCGGCCGAGGTACTGGACCTGCTGCGGAAGCAGGGCGAGAGGGTGCTGTGGCTGTCGGGAAACGCCGACCGGGAGCTGGTGGAGTACCGGCGCGGCGAGCGGACCGAAATCCCCGACCCCATCGGCCCGTTCGCGGCCCGGGAACTCCGCGACGACCAGGTGGACTTCCTCGCCGGCCTGCCCCGCACGCTCACCCTGCGCGTCCGCGGCCTCGGCACGGTCCTGTTCTGCCACGCCACCCCGCGCGACGACGAGGAACTGGTGCTGGTGGACTCCCGCCCCGAGCGCTGGGCGGAGGTCTTCACCGGCCTTGACCCCGACATCGGCACGGTCGTCTGCGGCCACACCCACGTGCCCTACGTCCGCCTCGCCCACGGCCGTCTGGTGGTCAACCCGGGCAGCGTAGGCATGCCCTACGGCCGCCCCGGCGCCCACTGGTGCCTCCTCGGCCCCGGCGCCGACCTGCGCGTGACGCCGTACGACGTACCGGCGGCCGTGGCCCGGCTCACCGCGGAGTGCGCCTACCCGGACATCGCCGAGTGGGCCGACTACTTCCTCCACGCCCGGGCGACGGACACCGAGGTGCTGGCGGCGTGGGGACCGAAGGCCGGCTCATAG